The window TTCCTCGTCCCCTTGCACACTGTCACTCCCCCTAGCTGCAGAAAATACATATAGGCCTCTCAACGTTTTCCTCACATGGTCATATACAAAAACCAGTAACATAGCTACAACTGCCACTCTTGACTCGAAGATAGTTCTGAATACTGCACAAAGCTCCTCTACAGAAATTTATCCCTTTGGCATTTTGATACTTGTCCTCCACTCTGAGATTCTGTTATAATTACTTCAAATTAACACAAAACAGAACAAGTTAAAAGACATCGTTCCACATTTTGAATTCCTGTAGATTCCTACATAACGTTGTCTGCTGCCtccttttttgatattttcatttttagtgtCATGCCTGGAACCAACTTAGCACTTTTACCCTCTGATATTTGAATGCCTTCACAGGTTTACATCTTTCTTCCTAACAAACTTCCAACATAGACCATAGTGACATAAGATACTCTATTTTTGTTTCAGGGAAAATTCTAGGGTGGACCACCTTCATGGGTGGTGCAATATGCACCATTATTAACAGCCATCAGATTAACCTAAGGTGCAAGATCTTATTATACACCTCTATCAAATCTTCCCCCCTTTACTGTTTCTCTCCCTCTACCTCTTACGGCAACCCTCCATCTCCTTCGGCCACTCTTCACCGACCCTCCACCAGTTCAGGACACCCACCATCGCCTCCAAATCTAAATGATCCACCATTACTATGAACCACCATGAACTAACCCAAACTGGAAGATGGAGCACCAAGAACTAACCCGTGGTGGCAAGGAAAGgggggaaaaaaaaacttaaaacgcTGCCGCTGATAATCAGAGGTTCGCTGGAAAACTACAGGGAGGAAGGGAGAGATCTGGTGTGAAGCATTAGCCTTGTTTCAGTGCCAAACTCAGATGATTTGTCCAGTCATAAAGAGACGAAGAAAAATTGCTTCTCTTTGCTTTGAGAAATTTCAAACTGTGAACTTCTATCATCTCCATAACAATTCCCATTAATTCTACAATTCTAATACACTTTGTTGCACCATCATcaaacaaaatttgaagatcataaaacataaaatgaaccaaaattcGATTTCATATACAAAAAATTGACATTTGATAGCCCCTTTCTCCCTACACCGCCCCTCCAATGCTATTATGCTCTACCTCGCTCCTATCTGTTCCACAATCGAATTTTGATTTCGCAAAGGAGTTGAATCCAAAAGCTTCGATTCTCGATTGCTGAGAAATTAAGCCCAAGAATAATtatttcttggttttgtttatctCTGGTTGTGGGACTAAAAGTTTTGATCTGTTTGGGaatggaagatcaaagaaaggACAAGGATTTGCAAATGGTGATTTGGATGAGCATGCAGCGCATGACACCAGAGCCAAAGCGCAACAAGCCATTTAAGAAGAGGGAGGCACACACATTTCAGAGAAAATGGGAAGAGGAACACTCAAATGAACAAGCTGTTGTGTTTTCCGCATACAGGGAAAGAATGAGATTTGTCACGTGATGTATGTTTAGTGAATTAATCTAagtcattaatataaaataaaacctatctatctatctatctatctatatatatatatatagtatgatCTGATAGTTTGGGGAGGTAAGCTTTTGTATTAGATAAATAATCATGTTCTTAAAATGCTTgttatgcttctttttttttctgtcaaaTAATTTGCAATTCTTTATGTATTTGACTTGTTGATCAGGCCTCATTACAACTTGAATCTTCAGAGTATTGCTGTCAATGGACAACTTCTCCCAATTAATCCAGCTGTATTTTCTATATCTAACAACCGAGGAGGGACTATAGTTGACTGTGGTACAACATTGGCATATCTTATTCAAGAAGCTTATGATCCTCTTGTCACTGCTGTAAGTTTTCTTGTACCTCGCCCAAAATCTTGAAACACTGTACTGTGTTGGGTGCATTATTCTCCCTTTCCTTTTCCATGATGAGAATTTGTAATTAGCCAGTAAATAATGAGGATATTTTTCTTACTCTGTTGCTTTCATGTCTTATTTTGAACAATTCATTGATCTAATTGATAATTGCTTCATATTGAAAATCTAGAAGTGATTTAATGGGAGGCTTGCATGCTTTAAGATACTCCAGCCATTGAACACCTTATTGAGGTTTACAtccttttttatattgttagtgttattattgttaagagGGGGTTTGGAAAGGAGGAAAATAATGTCTTCCTTTTGTTTACTTGTCTTGCATTTTAAGAAACGGTTTTGACTTTACCTATAGCATATACTgatgttgaaattttaaatgaatgtcTAGATAAATACTGCCGTGTCACAATCTGCCAGGCAAACAAATTCAAAAGGAAACCAGTGTTATCTGGTCTCAACCAGGTTATTACATATACAATAGTTGTTGAGAAGATTTTTGAATGGTTTTTCCTCATAAAGTTTTCCTATTAGGATTTCTCAATGACACATAAGAATTTATGTTTTACAGTATAGGTGACATTTTTCCTTCGGTAAGTTTAAACTTTGAGGGTGGAGCATCAATGGTTTTAAAACCAGAGCAGTACCTTATGCATAACGGTTACCTTGTAAGTAGGTCTATTATGTCATATTCTTGCATAAGGAAGTTATGGTTTGAAATTGTATGTTGCTGATATGCTGAGCTGCCATTTGCTTAAACAGGATGGTGCTGAAATGTGGTGCATCGGTTTCCAGAAATTTCAGGAGGGAGCCTCAATTTTAGGAGGTTAGATGCTGGACATTTTTTAACAGACTAAAATCTGCAGACTGTATCATAACTCTTGTGATTATGAAATGGGACACTTcaattaagagagaaaaaaatgtcttAATTGTGTCTTTTGTATTTGTGGTAAACAGCTAGTGTGCGATCATTCCATTGAGAACTTATGGTTTGTTGCTTCTACACAATTTCACATAACCCTTTGTTGTTACATGGTAGAACTGCAAATGGAAATACACCTGGTTGAGTGTTACaaaaaaatcttgaaaaataatagttGATTTTCAGATTTCAGCAAACATTCTGATGGAACTTTAAAATGTGATCCAAAAAAGGGTAGTTTGTCtcattttcattattcaaatagtaaataaagctgttatggtaaaaaaaaaaatttattttacttgaaaacatcATCAATAAGTATGCTAATCATAAATTGGCCTATCCGTTTTCTGTAAATTATGCATCAAATGTATCAGATCAGCAAGTGATATACTACTATGATGTTGAGATTAATCAAAATTGTTTCTAACCTATTTTTGCAGATCTTGTCCTAAAAGATAAGATAGTTGTGTATGACATAGCTCAACAACGAATTGGATGGGCTAACTATGACTGTAAGTTCACCAGAGACTTTTCATTCCTGAAAAGAGTATATATGATTATTTACTGTGTCTTAAATCTTCAATTGCTGCTAGGTTCTTTGTCTGTAAATGTTTCGGTGACTACAAGTAAGGACGAGTACATCAATGCGGGGCAGCTTCATGTCAGCAGCTCCGAAATACACATTCTTTCTAAGTTACTACCTGTAAGCTTTGTGGCTCTCTCTATGTACATAATGTTGGTATGAAAATTTTTATGTGAAGTGTTGGGAATCAAAGTCATCAGTCaagataatgtaaaaataagttTTCAACATTAATCATGGGAAGAAAGATCAAGTGAGAAGACAAAGATTTATGTTCCAAGTAGCTTGGAAGAAATGCAGATTTGGATAGAAGCTTTGACAATTGGAGATTTCGATGAAAGGTTGAGAAGggaaaattttgacaaaattctGATAAGTGGAAATTTCGATGGAAGTTCAAAGAATGATTAGTTGAAATATCATGATTGTAAGTACCCAATTTTTGACTGGGTAAAAAGGGGATGATAAACAaaagttgattaaaaaaactagttattattaaaatttctgaagtttgaataattttttatattatgaacctttatttttgtttgacaacTTATATTCAAAATGAACCTCAAGTGTATTTCTTGGGACTTGGTTCTATTTCTGAACttctaaaatacattttttagtattttcttttCCGTTTCTACTTGTCTCATTCCTTGCTCTTCACTATGCAACATTTACATGGCTTCTTGTTCTTATTGGCCTCACCAATTTTGTGCAACGAGTTTGTGTgtcattaaaagaaaagaagaaaaaaaataaagttacagTATTTTCCCTTTATCCCCCTCAGAAAAGGCTCATTGCTGTAAAACACAAACaggataaagataaaaaaaaaatgagtagaATAATAAAGGCTTTGCGTACATTGCTTAAGTGGACAAAGTGGGGGACTCTgctagttttttaatttaacttaaaataaagGAATAGAGCCTCCATGAAAACTCAACCACCTTCAGGAACATATCTCCATGAAGGAAATTcctttagaaggaaaaaaaaaatcttattgccATTCCATAAAATTTTGAAGGAGGAGGATGATGTGCAGTTCAGGATCAAATTAACAAAGCCAACAGGCATGGATAGTTCTTGTAAGTTGTAAATAGTCTCTCTGATAAAACTCCAGTAAAAGGTAGTCATAACCTATCTCAAGGTCTATTTTACCGTTTGTTTAAGCTTTTTTATTCATCATATGCACTATGATtatattatcataaatatataccCCAGAGGAAAACTAGTTTGGTAAGGGAAAATGCACCCTGAATAAAGGATCAATGTAATTAATAATGACCTTAATGGTACACTTAAAAATAACATTGCATGGGGAGATTGGAAAAATTTGGAGATGAATTTTGGATGATTTAGAGTTGCCATTAAGGATGAATCCTGGCACAACATTAAAGTTGTTGTTCGGTGattaaagtttttttcttttgtatttatgTCTCTGATGAATTCGGTCTTAGCTAGATTTCTGAAAGAAGAGGATTTCCTCACAAAGTAAGATCTCATCAAATTCCTTTTATGCTTAACCACAAGATCATCAAACAGGTTATTGGCATATGAGGGAGAAAATTGAATGCCTTGCAATCTGGGCAAGATGATTCTCTTTTGTTGGAAGTGTTGCCTACATTAACTACTTGTCACAATTTCTAATAAAACACAACGTCGAACTGTAATATTTTGTGAAATATAGTGTGCACAATGATGCATTTATCTAAACTTCACATTATGTTTGATTagagagaaagatgaaggaagaaaaaaaataagagagaaaattggttaaaagataaaaagaaaaagaaagaaaaattaaccttaataaatattttttttcttttcaatttaattttttttcatatttaaatataatgtatCAATTGCAAAAGGATAGCGTAATTAGAAGGGGGAATAGAGATGGGACCAACAAAATTTGACACAAATACACAATTACTAAACACATGATTAGAAATTTGATCTTCAAGTCCATTTATATAAAACAACATTATCAATTAAGAGTTGGGAgaaattaattctttaattagtaCTTTGACATATTCATATTACCAACCCACCATTTTGCCACCCACTTACATTCCTTTTTCGAAGCCAATTTGTTATCCTTGCCAAATGGTTTGACTTGTTTGTCACTCCTAATCAAACGATGGATGTCATGCTtcccaaatttatttatttattttaaatcattttaatttatta of the Glycine max cultivar Williams 82 chromosome 13, Glycine_max_v4.0, whole genome shotgun sequence genome contains:
- the LOC100820394 gene encoding aspartic proteinase 36 isoform X3, translated to MGTPPKEFNVQIDTGSDILWVNCNTCSNCPQSSQLGIELNFFDTVGSSTAALIPCSDPICTSRVQGAAAECSPRVNQCSYTFQYGDGSGTSGYYVSDAMYFSLIMGQPPAVNSSATIVFGCSISQSGDLTKTDKAVDGIFGFGPGPLSVVSQLSSRGITPKVFSHCLKGDGDGGGVLVLGEILEPSIVYSPLVPSQPHYNLNLQSIAVNGQLLPINPAVFSISNNRGGTIVDCGTTLAYLIQEAYDPLVTAINTAVSQSARQTNSKGNQCYLVSTSIGDIFPSVSLNFEGGASMVLKPEQYLMHNGYLDGAEMWCIGFQKFQEGASILGDLVLKDKIVVYDIAQQRIGWANYDCSLSVNVSVTTSKDEYINAGQLHVSSSEIHILSKLLPVSFVALSMYIMLV